A genome region from Magnolia sinica isolate HGM2019 chromosome 8, MsV1, whole genome shotgun sequence includes the following:
- the LOC131254321 gene encoding cation/H(+) antiporter 15-like codes for MEADAMDNPSAIFDDKESLMGPMACRPAAVSGILSHGIWLGQNPLHFGLPLLLFQISLISIITWTMHYLLKPFRQPRIISSIMGGIILGPSILGRSKSFRKMFFPRESQMLVETAGLLGVTFFLFIVGVKMDPTIIKKSGKQSVLLAISNVFFPAILLSFLTLTFNEHIIPAGLSINHVMKLSIMTSMTSFPVIAVALTELGMLNSDVGHLLMSSVIIGEIFAVSFVSATLAANIAAENQMYAIGMVLSMIVLIVFIICVFRPISLWIIKQTPENQPVAKTHIFIIIIGILVTAFIGETIGQHSLFGPFILGLVIPVGPPLGSAMVERIESVALEILMPLYFVSTGLKVNVYAIHDWKAMLFLEGIVIIGCLAKIAASTLLSVYINIPKQDALVFGLFMCSKGIMEVVILNIWKNDKSIDNQEYISMIVSILMVTSICTPLVTAIYKPTMRYIAYSWRTVQHSVEGNLGPCLLTCVHDEDNVPPIINLLQMSNISRFNPLAVHVLHLVNMVGRASPLLMPYKPTKYPTGTNRIMNAFQQYERNYRGHVWLQPFIAIAPHETMHNDICSLAHTKHVSLVIMPFHKQPAVDGRMMLGGSGQSIKIINRNVLEEAPCSVGILVNCRALGGIRQPRQHWFHLAVLFLGGRDDRETLAYAAWMASNPSVSIYVTRCVPLDWKLYDSIEKKLDDEMVAKFKMWVMGNNRVSYREEEVADGVGTVAVIRSMGDMYDLFMVGWGLETETVLTRGLRDWNDDCELGIVGDFLASTDYSGAAAVLVLRQQARVGSIDGAQPMSPMAHVSITTSNKIHDPPDMPEDLYQIFSKYARAEDYYTPWDEKLQRHRGYGSIRFFYLADAYAAIGVLNGMKVDGWPLTVEIGNP; via the exons ATGGAGGCGGACGCGATGGACAATCCATCGGCCATCTTTGATGACAAAGAAAGCCTCATGGGGCCGATGGCGTGCCGGCCCGCCGCTGTCTCCGGGATCCTCTCCCATGGCATATGGCTAGGGCAGAATCCTCTACATTTTGGTTTACCTCTCTTATTATTTCAAATCTCTCTTATCTCCATAATCACGTGGACCATGCACTACCTTCTCAAACCCTTCAGACAGCCTAGAATCATCAGCAGTATAATG GGGGGAATAATCCTGGGCCCATCAATCTTGGGCCGCAGCAAGAGTTTTAGAAAAATGTTCTTCCCGCGAGAAAGCCAAATGCTGGTGGAGACAGCTGGGCTGTTAGGCGTCACGTTCTTCCTCTTTATAGTGGGAGtgaagatggaccccaccatcatcaAGAAATCAGGGAAGCAGTCAGTGTTGCTGGCCATTTCAAATGTATTCTTCCCTGCAATTCTTCTGTCATTCCTCACCTTAACCTTCAATGAACATATCATCCCCGCAGGCCTATCGATTAACCATGTCATGAAACTGTCCATAATGACATCGATGACCTCGTTCCCTGTCATTGCAGTCGCCCTCACTGAGCTCGGGATGCTTAACTCCGACGTTGGCCACCTGCTCATGTCATCGGTGATTATCGGAGAAATATTCGCCGTCTCCTTTGTATCGGCCACCTTGGCAGCTAATATAGCTGCAGAGAACCAGATGTACGCCATAGGGATGGTGTTGTCAATGATCGTTTTGATAGTCTTCATCATCTGCGTGTTCAGGCCCATATCATTGTGGATCATCAAACAAACCCCAGAGAATCAGCCAGTAGCAAAGACACATATCTTCATCATTATCATTGGGATCCTGGTCACTGCTTTCATTGGAGAAACGATTGGGCAGCACTCGCTCTTCGGGCCGTTCATCTTGGGATTGGTCATAcctgttgggcccccactaggaTCGGCCATGGTAGAAAGGATTGAATCTGTGGCTTTGGAGATTCTAATGCCACTCTATTTCGTTTCAACTGGCTTGAAAGTGAATGTGTATGCTATACATGATTGGAAGGCGATGTTGTTCCTAGAGGGGATCGTGATCATCGGTTGCCTAGCAAAGATTGCGGCGTCCACTTTGTTGTCGGTCTACATCAACATCCCCAAACAGGATGCTCTCGTGTTCGGCCTGTTCATGTGTTCCAAAGGCATCATGGAAGTCGTCATTTTGAATATTTGGAAGAATGATAAG TCCATAGATAATCAAGAGTATATCAGTATGATTGTCTCGATCCTAATGGTGACTAGCATTTGCACGCCGCTGGTGACTGCCATCTACAAGCCCACGATGCGGTACATTGCGTACAGTTGGCGAACGGTACAGCACAGTGTTGAGGGCAACTTGGGGCCATGTCTTCTTACATGTGTCCACGACGAAGACAACGTCCCACCCATCATCAACCTCCTGCAAATGTCCAATATTTCCAGGTTTAACCCCCTAGCCGTCCATGTCCTCCACCTCGTGAATATGGTGGGCCGCGCCTCGCCGTTGCTTATGCCTTACAAACCAACCAAATACCCCACCGGCACTAATCGAATAATGAACGCTTTCCAGCAGTATGAGCGAAACTACCGTGGGCATGTCTGGCTGCAACCCTTCATAGCAATTGCACCCCACGAGACCATGCACAATGATATTTGCTCGCTTGCACATACCAAGCACGTATCGCTCGTGATCATGCCATTCCACAAGCAACCGGCAGTTGATGGGAGGATGATGTTGGGAGGGTCAGGCCAGTCTATCAAGATCATTAATCGTAATGTCTTGGAGGAGGCTCCATGCTCGGTGGGGATCTTGGTGAACTGCAGGGCCTTGGGAGGGATCAGGCAACCAAGACAACATTGGTTCCACTTGGCTGTCTTGTTCTTGGGAGGCCGTGATGATCGTGAGACGTTGGCTTACGCGGCATGGATGGCAAGTAACCCATCTGTCAGCATCTATGTGACACGATGTGTTCCGTTGGACTGGAAGCTCTATGATTCCATCGAGAAGAAGCTCGATGATGAGATGGTGGCTAAGTTCAAGATGTGGGTGATGGGCAATAACCGGGTTAGTTATCGAGAGGAGGAGGTGGCTGATGGTGTAGGGACGGTTGCAGTGATTAGATCGATGGGTGACATGTATGATCTTTTCATGGTGGGGTGGGGGCTAGAAACGGAGACGGTCTTAACAAGGGGGTTGAGGGACTGGAACGATGACTGCGAGCTTGGGATCGTAGGAGACTTCCTTGCGTCGACAGATTACAGTGGGGCAGCAGCAGTGCTAGTGTTGCGACAGCAGGCCAGAGTGGGCAGCATAGACGGGGCGCAACCCATGTCACCCATGGCGCACGTTAGCATTACGACCTCGAATAAGATCCATGATC